From the genome of Lasioglossum baleicum chromosome 13, iyLasBale1, whole genome shotgun sequence, one region includes:
- the Chb gene encoding CLIP-associating protein isoform X4 has product MAVNPRDMDGFMPLLSTSDIKKKLHVGSLLYNYLGDPDKTIECQDIGLFIDNLIPWLSNGNPKVVQNGLEALTSLADRMGHDFKPYVSSIIQPTIDRLGDSKDATREKAQLVLLKIMEKGCMSPQQLLDRLRPSFVHKNAKLREEALILLTTTLNEHGADEMILSGVIPSIVKLLSDPSEKVRETAMNTLADIYRHVGERLRVDLQRKHNVPQAKMLLLIDKFDQLKATGNLLPLAMSSDVGKSMDETDRAIKSAPVKRSTAPPKRGQFGPAKAPPSAIGQAGAVDEETFVTAFEDVPSVNLFSARDLEEQMKTIREIIGDDKKDWKQRTESMKKLRSIVIAGGINYENFMECLKNMQRAFEVACTDLRSQVVREACITLAYLSLHLKNKFASSGEAVLLTLMNLIQNSAKVVASAGAVAVRFILQNTHCSRFVPIITSCLNNKSKDIRRASCEYLNLVLQTWPTQILQKHVQILQDTIKKGIADSDSEARAFARKSYWAFKDHFPEQAEALLNSLDTAYKRSLMSLSNSGSINSLNVVTRSASVSPRTSRPAMSATGSTENLHQTAGQPHGPLRRTPSLPRSYRQSGIPILQRPTDCHYRGTPGGRSTSAIDLQAAQRAKARMMYANISRQKASLPRPSKSPDTTAVASPERTARTRTRMSGVSQSQPSSRSGSPSSRLSYATYNREGESLIARPRRLSGHGIRSTGNSREPSPQRFGMDRSFASKIRGRNLYMSPTDRPQSRPVMAQKMLQQSREAESALADALTFDNIDSYTRTPRGKGDHSDDSETSSICSERSMDSFRRPNDSFSWSGSQQRLYRDMWDQSIPKDIKEIIENCAHKHWGDRKEGLVGLQHFLSNGNTLTETQLRKVTDIFTKMFMDSHTKVFSLFLDTLNELVATHSEDLGDWLYVLCARLLNKLGTDLLGSIQAKIHKTLDVVRECFPGEQLLPAVMRYLTDPTQTPNTRVKVATLTFITQIAETAEPSALSNSAGTALARLLDWSNDVKSQDVRRHAQNAVISLYNLNPPKVTMILAELPKSYQEAALPLVQNHLRKSSGSNPASPGTPPPRAQSSPARSKLKTEVENADENLEEVYNTSHRSLRRTTAEIQNYGFERLERATTSKDSGISNMADVEEKIEGLTLCNSGRSSSVSSPTQRGRSVTSIITVNGSSDTIAGDLILPQENNGYKSHTGPLPDSAKRPEVLDNMIKTLQSKMTQTDEKVLALQEFQLYVREGDAAFIKQHFKKLLKTLLDSLTNDSKKMQVEVLQTLMDMLKCPELVDSFSVYPELLVLKVINAYKLDDQKLDSSSSSSSNSGNTRTNVFWVAEKCAATIAMVLKPEQVIHLVSTIITTEPYPLNMGAIKMLHKVVEHWGREAIEPHLSKVMPGLIKAYDDSESAVRKSAVFCMVAIHLAVGEEVLKPHLSCLYTSKLKLLNIYIQRAQQANSQPASPRSNSKN; this is encoded by the exons GTTGTTCAGAATGGTCTCGAGGCGCTCACATCTCTGGCGGATCGAATGGGCCACGACTTCAAGCCCTACGTCTCCAGTATAATTCAGCCGACGATAGATAGACTAG GAGACAGCAAGGATGCGACCCGGGAGAAGGCGCAGCTTGTGCTGCTCAAAATCATGGAGAAGGGCTGCATGTCGCCCCAACAGCTCCTGGACAGACTGCGACCGTCTTTTGTACATAAAAACGCCAAGCTCAGAGAAGAAGCGCTGATCCTACTGACGACAACGTTGAACGA GCATGGCGCGGACGAAATGATCCTGTCGGGCGTGATTCCAAGTATCGTGAAACTGCTCTCGGACCCATCCGAAAAAGTCCGGGAGACTGCGATGAACACGCTGGCAGACATCTACAGACACGTTGGCGAACGGCTGCGCGTGGACCTGCAGAGGAAACACAATGTACCACAGGCTAA GATGTTGTTGCTGATAGATAAGTTCGACCAGCTGAAAGCAACCGGTAACCTGCTGCCCCTGGCGATGTCCTCGGACG TTGGAAAGAGCATGGACGAGACGGACAGAGCG ATTAAGTCAGCTCCTGTGAAGAGGTCAACGGCTCCTCCAAAGAGAGGACAATTTGGACCTGCGAAAGCTCCCCCGTCTGCTATTG GTCAGGCTGGTGCTGTCGACGAGGAAACTTTCGTCACAGCATTCGAAGATGTGCCATCCGTGAACTTGTTCTCAGCAAGGGATCTAGAAGAACAGATGAAAACGATAAGAGAAATTATTGGCGACGATAAGAAGGACTGGAAGCAAAGAACAGAGAGC ATGAAAAAACTGCGATCAATCGTGATCGCGGGGGGTATAAATTACGAGAACTTCATGGAGTGTTTAAAGAACATGCAAAGAGCGTTCGAGGTCGCCTGCACGGATCTCAGGTCGCAAGTCGTGAGGGAAGCGTGTATCACCTTAGCGTATCTGAGTCTACACTTGAAAAATAAGTTCGCTAGTTCTGGAGAGGCAGTCTTGCTCACCTTAATGAACCTGATACAAAATAGTGCCAAG GTCGTGGCATCAGCCGGTGCAGTGGCCGTCAGGTTTATTCTACAGAACACACACTGCAGCCGTTTCGTGCCAATTATCACGTCGTGTTTAAACAACAAAAGTAAAGACATACGACGAGCCTCCTGTGAATATCTGAATTTAGTTCTGCAAACGTGGCCTACCCAGATATTGCAGAAACATGTACAAATTTTACAAGACACAATCAAGAAGGGCATCGCGGACTCGGATTCGGAAGCGAGAGCTTTCGCCAGAAA GTCATACTGGGCATTCAAAGATCATTTTCCGGAACAAGCAGAAGCGCTGCTCAATAGTCTGGACACTGCGTACAAACGATCTCTGATGTCGCTTAGCAATAGCGGTAGTATAAACAGTTTGAATGTGGTCACGAGATCGGCGAGTGTCAGCCCTAGGACATCCCGACCTGCGATGAGCGCCACAG GTAGTACGGAAAATTTGCATCAGACCGCGGGTCAACCACACGGCCCGCTCAGACGTACCCCGTCCTTGCCACGGTCTTATCGTCAGTCCGGTATCCCAATTCTACAGAGACCCACTGATTGTCATT ATCGTGGAACACCGGGCGGTAGATCAACGAGCGCCATAGATCTGCAAGCCGCACAAAGAGCAAAAGCTAGGATGATGTACGCAAACATCAGCAGGCAGAAAGCCTCCCTCC CGCGTCCCAGTAAATCACCAGACACCACAGCAGTGGCTAGTCCAGAAAGAACCGCAAGAACAAGAACGAGAATGTCCGGAGTGTCGCAATCTCAGC CCAGCAGTCGGTCGGGATCACCGTCGTCTAGGTTGAGTTACGCCACGTATAATCGCGAAGGAGAATCCTTGATCGCAAGGCCCAGGCGATTATCTGGACATGGCATCAGAAGCACCGGCAACAGCCGCGAACCTAGCCCGCAAAGGTTCGGAATGGACAGGAGTTTCGCTAGTAAAATACG GGGAAGGAATTTGTACATGTCGCCGACGGACAGGCCTCAATCCAGACCGGTGATGGCACAAAAAATGCTGCAACAGTCGCGCGAAGCGGAATCAGCGTTGGCGGATGCGCTCACCTTCGACAATATCGACAGTTACACCAGAACGCCCAGGGGCAAAGGTGATCACAGTGACGACAGCGAAACTAGCAGTATATGCTCTGAAAGGAGCATGGACAGCTTTAGACGACCGAATGAC TCGTTCTCATGGAGTGGCTCCCAGCAAAGACTGTACCGTGATATGTGGGATCAGTCTATCCCTAAG GATATTaaggaaattattgaaaattgtgcgCATAAACATTGGGGAGATAGGAAAGAGGGTTTGGTAGGCTTACAACATTTCCTCTCCAATGGGAACACGCTTACGGAGACGCAGCTGCGCAAAGTAACAGACATCTTTACTAAGATGTTCATGGATTCACACACGAAGGTGTTCAGTTTATTCTTGGACACGTTGAACGAGCTGGTGGCCACCCATAGCGAGGACCTTGGCGACTGGCTGTATGTCCTGTGCGCCAGGCTCTTAAATAAATTAGGCACCGATCTCCTCGGGTCTATCCAGGCCAAAATTCACAAAACTCTCGATGTCGTCAG AGAATGTTTCCCAGGGGAACAACTGCTACCAGCGGTAATGAGGTATCTCACGGATCCCACTCAGACGCCTAACACTCGCGTGAAGGTAGCCACCCTTACCTTTATAACTCAAATAGCAGAAACGGCGGAGCCGTCTGCGTTAAGTAATTCCGCGGGGACGGCACTCGCGAGGTTACTTGATTGGTCCAATGATGTTAAGAGCCAGGATGTCAGAAGGCATGCACAGAACGCTGTCATATCTCTATACAATTTGAACCCCCCGAAAGTGACCATGATATTGGCCGAGTTACCCAAGTCTTACCAG GAAGCAGCATTACCCCTAGTACAGAACCATCTTAGAAAATCCTCAGGCTCCAATCCAGCATCGCCTGGTACACCTCCTCCCAGGGCTCAAAGCTCTCCGGCACGTTCGAAGCTCAAGACCGAGGTGGAGAACGCTGATGAGAACCTGGAAGAAGTTTATAA TACTTCTCACAGATCGTTAAGACGCACCACAGCGGAGATTCAGAATTATGGGTTTGAACGTTTAGAAAGAGCGACCACAAGTAAAGACAGCGGGATCAGCAATATGGCTGATGTGGAAGAGAAAATAGAAGGTCTTACGTTGTGTAACTCG GGTCGCTCATCTTCTGTTTCTTCGCCCACCCAAAGAGGACGATCCGTTACGAGTATTATCACTGTCAATGGATCCAGCGACACGATCGCGGGAGATCTCATTCTACCTCAAGAAAATAATGGTTACAAGAGCCACA CGGGGCCTTTACCAGATTCGGCGAAGAGGCCAGAAGTTTTAGATAATATGATAAAAACGCTCCAATCAAAGATGACACAAACTGACGAAAAAGTATTAGCTCTACAAGAGTTCCAATTATACGTTCGGGAAGGCGACGCTGCGTTCATTAAACAGCATTTTAA GAAACTGCTTAAGACGCTGCTAGATAGTCTGACTAACGACAGCAAGAAGATGCAAGTAGAAGTACTTCAAACGCTAATGGACATGCTTAAGTGTCCCGAGCTCGTAGACAGTTTTTCCGTGTACCCCGAACTGCTCGTTTTAAAAGTAATTAACGCGTACAAATTGGACGATCAGAAACTAGATTCTTccagtagcagcagcagcaataGCGGCAACACGAGAACTAAC GTTTTCTGGGTGGCAGAAAAATGTGCCGCGACGATAGCGATGGTTCTAAAGCCAGAGCAGGTCATACATTTAGTCTCAACTATAATCACCACTGAACCGTACCCCTTGAACATGGGAGCGATTAAAATGCTGCACAAAGTAGTGGAACACTGGGGCCGGGAAGCGATAGAGCCGCATCTATCCAAAGTTATGCCTGGCCTCATCAAG GCTTATGACGATAGCGAAAGTGCAGTACGTAAGAGCGCTGTGTTCTGTATGGTGGCGATACATTTGGCAGTCGGCGAGGAGGTGTTGAAGCCTCACCTGAGCTGTCTGTACACCAGCAAACTAAAGCTTCTGAACATCTACATCCAGCGCGCGCAACAGGCGAACAGTCAACCGGCTAGTCCGCGTAGTAATAGCAAGAATTAA
- the Chb gene encoding CLIP-associating protein isoform X1, whose product MAVNPRDMDGFMPLLSTSDIKKKLHVGSLLYNYLGDPDKTIECQDIGLFIDNLIPWLSNGNPKVVQNGLEALTSLADRMGHDFKPYVSSIIQPTIDRLGDSKDATREKAQLVLLKIMEKGCMSPQQLLDRLRPSFVHKNAKLREEALILLTTTLNEHGADEMILSGVIPSIVKLLSDPSEKVRETAMNTLADIYRHVGERLRVDLQRKHNVPQAKMLLLIDKFDQLKATGNLLPLAMSSDVGKSMDETDRAIKSAPVKRSTAPPKRGQFGPAKAPPSAIAHPGNTPQTVPRATTVKRNVSIKSAAGQAGAVDEETFVTAFEDVPSVNLFSARDLEEQMKTIREIIGDDKKDWKQRTESMKKLRSIVIAGGINYENFMECLKNMQRAFEVACTDLRSQVVREACITLAYLSLHLKNKFASSGEAVLLTLMNLIQNSAKVVASAGAVAVRFILQNTHCSRFVPIITSCLNNKSKDIRRASCEYLNLVLQTWPTQILQKHVQILQDTIKKGIADSDSEARAFARKSYWAFKDHFPEQAEALLNSLDTAYKRSLMSLSNSGSINSLNVVTRSASVSPRTSRPAMSATGSTENLHQTAGQPHGPLRRTPSLPRSYRQSGIPILQRPTDCHYRGTPGGRSTSAIDLQAAQRAKARMMYANISRQKASLPRPSKSPDTTAVASPERTARTRTRMSGVSQSQPSSRSGSPSSRLSYATYNREGESLIARPRRLSGHGIRSTGNSREPSPQRFGMDRSFASKIRGRNLYMSPTDRPQSRPVMAQKMLQQSREAESALADALTFDNIDSYTRTPRGKGDHSDDSETSSICSERSMDSFRRPNDSFSWSGSQQRLYRDMWDQSIPKDIKEIIENCAHKHWGDRKEGLVGLQHFLSNGNTLTETQLRKVTDIFTKMFMDSHTKVFSLFLDTLNELVATHSEDLGDWLYVLCARLLNKLGTDLLGSIQAKIHKTLDVVRECFPGEQLLPAVMRYLTDPTQTPNTRVKVATLTFITQIAETAEPSALSNSAGTALARLLDWSNDVKSQDVRRHAQNAVISLYNLNPPKVTMILAELPKSYQEAALPLVQNHLRKSSGSNPASPGTPPPRAQSSPARSKLKTEVENADENLEEVYNTSHRSLRRTTAEIQNYGFERLERATTSKDSGISNMADVEEKIEGLTLCNSGRSSSVSSPTQRGRSVTSIITVNGSSDTIAGDLILPQENNGYKSHTGPLPDSAKRPEVLDNMIKTLQSKMTQTDEKVLALQEFQLYVREGDAAFIKQHFKKLLKTLLDSLTNDSKKMQVEVLQTLMDMLKCPELVDSFSVYPELLVLKVINAYKLDDQKLDSSSSSSSNSGNTRTNVFWVAEKCAATIAMVLKPEQVIHLVSTIITTEPYPLNMGAIKMLHKVVEHWGREAIEPHLSKVMPGLIKAYDDSESAVRKSAVFCMVAIHLAVGEEVLKPHLSCLYTSKLKLLNIYIQRAQQANSQPASPRSNSKN is encoded by the exons GTTGTTCAGAATGGTCTCGAGGCGCTCACATCTCTGGCGGATCGAATGGGCCACGACTTCAAGCCCTACGTCTCCAGTATAATTCAGCCGACGATAGATAGACTAG GAGACAGCAAGGATGCGACCCGGGAGAAGGCGCAGCTTGTGCTGCTCAAAATCATGGAGAAGGGCTGCATGTCGCCCCAACAGCTCCTGGACAGACTGCGACCGTCTTTTGTACATAAAAACGCCAAGCTCAGAGAAGAAGCGCTGATCCTACTGACGACAACGTTGAACGA GCATGGCGCGGACGAAATGATCCTGTCGGGCGTGATTCCAAGTATCGTGAAACTGCTCTCGGACCCATCCGAAAAAGTCCGGGAGACTGCGATGAACACGCTGGCAGACATCTACAGACACGTTGGCGAACGGCTGCGCGTGGACCTGCAGAGGAAACACAATGTACCACAGGCTAA GATGTTGTTGCTGATAGATAAGTTCGACCAGCTGAAAGCAACCGGTAACCTGCTGCCCCTGGCGATGTCCTCGGACG TTGGAAAGAGCATGGACGAGACGGACAGAGCG ATTAAGTCAGCTCCTGTGAAGAGGTCAACGGCTCCTCCAAAGAGAGGACAATTTGGACCTGCGAAAGCTCCCCCGTCTGCTATTG CTCATCCTGGTAACACTCCACAAACGGTTCCAAGGGCAACAACCGTCAAAAGAAACGTATCAATAAAATCAGCAGCAG GTCAGGCTGGTGCTGTCGACGAGGAAACTTTCGTCACAGCATTCGAAGATGTGCCATCCGTGAACTTGTTCTCAGCAAGGGATCTAGAAGAACAGATGAAAACGATAAGAGAAATTATTGGCGACGATAAGAAGGACTGGAAGCAAAGAACAGAGAGC ATGAAAAAACTGCGATCAATCGTGATCGCGGGGGGTATAAATTACGAGAACTTCATGGAGTGTTTAAAGAACATGCAAAGAGCGTTCGAGGTCGCCTGCACGGATCTCAGGTCGCAAGTCGTGAGGGAAGCGTGTATCACCTTAGCGTATCTGAGTCTACACTTGAAAAATAAGTTCGCTAGTTCTGGAGAGGCAGTCTTGCTCACCTTAATGAACCTGATACAAAATAGTGCCAAG GTCGTGGCATCAGCCGGTGCAGTGGCCGTCAGGTTTATTCTACAGAACACACACTGCAGCCGTTTCGTGCCAATTATCACGTCGTGTTTAAACAACAAAAGTAAAGACATACGACGAGCCTCCTGTGAATATCTGAATTTAGTTCTGCAAACGTGGCCTACCCAGATATTGCAGAAACATGTACAAATTTTACAAGACACAATCAAGAAGGGCATCGCGGACTCGGATTCGGAAGCGAGAGCTTTCGCCAGAAA GTCATACTGGGCATTCAAAGATCATTTTCCGGAACAAGCAGAAGCGCTGCTCAATAGTCTGGACACTGCGTACAAACGATCTCTGATGTCGCTTAGCAATAGCGGTAGTATAAACAGTTTGAATGTGGTCACGAGATCGGCGAGTGTCAGCCCTAGGACATCCCGACCTGCGATGAGCGCCACAG GTAGTACGGAAAATTTGCATCAGACCGCGGGTCAACCACACGGCCCGCTCAGACGTACCCCGTCCTTGCCACGGTCTTATCGTCAGTCCGGTATCCCAATTCTACAGAGACCCACTGATTGTCATT ATCGTGGAACACCGGGCGGTAGATCAACGAGCGCCATAGATCTGCAAGCCGCACAAAGAGCAAAAGCTAGGATGATGTACGCAAACATCAGCAGGCAGAAAGCCTCCCTCC CGCGTCCCAGTAAATCACCAGACACCACAGCAGTGGCTAGTCCAGAAAGAACCGCAAGAACAAGAACGAGAATGTCCGGAGTGTCGCAATCTCAGC CCAGCAGTCGGTCGGGATCACCGTCGTCTAGGTTGAGTTACGCCACGTATAATCGCGAAGGAGAATCCTTGATCGCAAGGCCCAGGCGATTATCTGGACATGGCATCAGAAGCACCGGCAACAGCCGCGAACCTAGCCCGCAAAGGTTCGGAATGGACAGGAGTTTCGCTAGTAAAATACG GGGAAGGAATTTGTACATGTCGCCGACGGACAGGCCTCAATCCAGACCGGTGATGGCACAAAAAATGCTGCAACAGTCGCGCGAAGCGGAATCAGCGTTGGCGGATGCGCTCACCTTCGACAATATCGACAGTTACACCAGAACGCCCAGGGGCAAAGGTGATCACAGTGACGACAGCGAAACTAGCAGTATATGCTCTGAAAGGAGCATGGACAGCTTTAGACGACCGAATGAC TCGTTCTCATGGAGTGGCTCCCAGCAAAGACTGTACCGTGATATGTGGGATCAGTCTATCCCTAAG GATATTaaggaaattattgaaaattgtgcgCATAAACATTGGGGAGATAGGAAAGAGGGTTTGGTAGGCTTACAACATTTCCTCTCCAATGGGAACACGCTTACGGAGACGCAGCTGCGCAAAGTAACAGACATCTTTACTAAGATGTTCATGGATTCACACACGAAGGTGTTCAGTTTATTCTTGGACACGTTGAACGAGCTGGTGGCCACCCATAGCGAGGACCTTGGCGACTGGCTGTATGTCCTGTGCGCCAGGCTCTTAAATAAATTAGGCACCGATCTCCTCGGGTCTATCCAGGCCAAAATTCACAAAACTCTCGATGTCGTCAG AGAATGTTTCCCAGGGGAACAACTGCTACCAGCGGTAATGAGGTATCTCACGGATCCCACTCAGACGCCTAACACTCGCGTGAAGGTAGCCACCCTTACCTTTATAACTCAAATAGCAGAAACGGCGGAGCCGTCTGCGTTAAGTAATTCCGCGGGGACGGCACTCGCGAGGTTACTTGATTGGTCCAATGATGTTAAGAGCCAGGATGTCAGAAGGCATGCACAGAACGCTGTCATATCTCTATACAATTTGAACCCCCCGAAAGTGACCATGATATTGGCCGAGTTACCCAAGTCTTACCAG GAAGCAGCATTACCCCTAGTACAGAACCATCTTAGAAAATCCTCAGGCTCCAATCCAGCATCGCCTGGTACACCTCCTCCCAGGGCTCAAAGCTCTCCGGCACGTTCGAAGCTCAAGACCGAGGTGGAGAACGCTGATGAGAACCTGGAAGAAGTTTATAA TACTTCTCACAGATCGTTAAGACGCACCACAGCGGAGATTCAGAATTATGGGTTTGAACGTTTAGAAAGAGCGACCACAAGTAAAGACAGCGGGATCAGCAATATGGCTGATGTGGAAGAGAAAATAGAAGGTCTTACGTTGTGTAACTCG GGTCGCTCATCTTCTGTTTCTTCGCCCACCCAAAGAGGACGATCCGTTACGAGTATTATCACTGTCAATGGATCCAGCGACACGATCGCGGGAGATCTCATTCTACCTCAAGAAAATAATGGTTACAAGAGCCACA CGGGGCCTTTACCAGATTCGGCGAAGAGGCCAGAAGTTTTAGATAATATGATAAAAACGCTCCAATCAAAGATGACACAAACTGACGAAAAAGTATTAGCTCTACAAGAGTTCCAATTATACGTTCGGGAAGGCGACGCTGCGTTCATTAAACAGCATTTTAA GAAACTGCTTAAGACGCTGCTAGATAGTCTGACTAACGACAGCAAGAAGATGCAAGTAGAAGTACTTCAAACGCTAATGGACATGCTTAAGTGTCCCGAGCTCGTAGACAGTTTTTCCGTGTACCCCGAACTGCTCGTTTTAAAAGTAATTAACGCGTACAAATTGGACGATCAGAAACTAGATTCTTccagtagcagcagcagcaataGCGGCAACACGAGAACTAAC GTTTTCTGGGTGGCAGAAAAATGTGCCGCGACGATAGCGATGGTTCTAAAGCCAGAGCAGGTCATACATTTAGTCTCAACTATAATCACCACTGAACCGTACCCCTTGAACATGGGAGCGATTAAAATGCTGCACAAAGTAGTGGAACACTGGGGCCGGGAAGCGATAGAGCCGCATCTATCCAAAGTTATGCCTGGCCTCATCAAG GCTTATGACGATAGCGAAAGTGCAGTACGTAAGAGCGCTGTGTTCTGTATGGTGGCGATACATTTGGCAGTCGGCGAGGAGGTGTTGAAGCCTCACCTGAGCTGTCTGTACACCAGCAAACTAAAGCTTCTGAACATCTACATCCAGCGCGCGCAACAGGCGAACAGTCAACCGGCTAGTCCGCGTAGTAATAGCAAGAATTAA